A region from the Halobacillus mangrovi genome encodes:
- a CDS encoding peptidase: protein MEYIETVRQYIENHRNDYTTLLQEMVQQPSTAGNERGIQNLIADRLEQLGLQVDKWQLDYDMLSKHEAFCASRNDFEGSENVVGTLKGSGNGRSIILNGHVDVVPEGDLEQWEDEPFSGTVKGDQLFGRGATDMKGGNLASLVAIEAIKASGIQLKGDILYQSVVEEESGGSGTLAAIERGYRADAALIPEPTNMRMFPKQQGSIWFRVFIHGKSAHGGTRYKGVSAIAKSNVVYEQILFLEKERNEGVTDPLYKSNPIPIPINIGRIEGGNWPSSVPDQVVLEGRMGIAPGESIEKAKKEFENHLAKLSEIDEWFAKAPVKVEWFGARWLPGEIDEDHDFMKTIRQAYENYKGKAPQIEASPWGTDGGLLTQLADIPVVVFGPGETNMAHYPNEYIDLNHMFDTAAIIAETLILWCGVEQ from the coding sequence ATGGAATACATAGAAACAGTCCGTCAATACATTGAAAACCACCGAAATGACTATACGACACTGTTACAGGAGATGGTGCAGCAGCCAAGCACTGCTGGAAATGAACGAGGTATCCAAAACCTGATCGCAGATCGTTTAGAGCAGCTAGGACTTCAAGTAGACAAATGGCAACTAGATTATGACATGTTATCCAAACATGAAGCCTTCTGCGCTTCTCGTAATGATTTTGAAGGAAGTGAAAATGTTGTAGGAACACTAAAGGGTTCGGGAAACGGGAGGTCCATTATTCTGAATGGTCATGTGGATGTTGTGCCAGAAGGAGATTTGGAGCAATGGGAGGATGAACCTTTTTCTGGAACGGTAAAGGGTGATCAGTTGTTTGGACGTGGGGCTACCGATATGAAAGGCGGCAACCTCGCTTCTCTTGTCGCCATTGAGGCTATAAAAGCAAGCGGCATTCAATTAAAAGGGGACATCCTATACCAAAGTGTTGTAGAAGAAGAAAGCGGCGGTTCTGGCACATTGGCGGCTATCGAGCGCGGATACCGTGCAGATGCAGCGTTAATTCCTGAGCCGACGAATATGCGTATGTTTCCTAAACAGCAAGGTTCGATTTGGTTTAGAGTCTTCATACATGGAAAGTCTGCACATGGCGGGACGCGCTATAAAGGGGTTAGTGCCATTGCAAAATCAAATGTGGTGTATGAACAAATTCTTTTCTTGGAAAAGGAACGGAATGAGGGGGTAACGGATCCTTTGTATAAAAGCAATCCAATCCCCATCCCTATAAATATTGGACGGATTGAGGGAGGAAACTGGCCATCTTCTGTGCCTGATCAAGTAGTTCTTGAAGGGCGGATGGGCATTGCCCCTGGCGAATCAATTGAAAAAGCTAAAAAAGAATTTGAAAATCATTTAGCTAAGTTAAGTGAAATAGATGAGTGGTTTGCGAAAGCCCCTGTCAAAGTGGAGTGGTTTGGTGCACGCTGGCTTCCTGGGGAAATTGACGAAGACCATGATTTTATGAAAACCATTCGTCAGGCTTATGAAAATTACAAAGGGAAAGCACCCCAAATCGAAGCCTCTCCCTGGGGAACAGATGGCGGACTGCTGACCCAGCTGGCAGATATTCCAGTCGTGGTCTTTGGCCCAGGGGAGACGAACATGGCTCATTATCCAAATGAATACATTGATCTCAACCACATGTTTGATACAGCTGCTATTATTGCGGAAACATTAATCCTATGGTGTGGGGTGGAACAATAA
- a CDS encoding sodium:solute symporter family protein, whose product MFSDQQQLILISIVVVYFIFLFGLSLYMNRSVKTYEDYNVAGRSSKLMPLILTFVGTAIGGSILLGYMTNGYRFGMGQQWLAIGFTLTSIVIAIFLLKRIRLLGEKYNMVTLGDFTAMRYGEGARVPTVISILVAYCAITGMQFVAIATILNLTAGISITTGILIGWALLTLKTYFGGLKSVLLQDAIHGTIQTVGIFILFVVVLSMSGDWGAIADRAQGTGGGNMLSVFNISPGEFFVYLLTIGAYQFVRQDLWQRFWAAKDLKTAKTGFWSAIVLGFLTAAIIIVIGVLSRFGLQMTDIDPSLIYYEVIGAVLPFPMVIVMLIALLATVISCADSFFLAAASSIVNDIIKPRVGDVSDKKMLTYSRGSVVIVSIISALLALYIPQLVTLWITGSAMLVSGLLAPVLFGLFWNRVTKTAGIASMWTGLAISVFWQIAGHPFGLHPVFIGLPVSIITLLVVTLLTKQESHVMFEELKKTV is encoded by the coding sequence ATGTTTAGTGACCAGCAGCAACTCATTCTAATTTCCATAGTGGTAGTCTATTTTATCTTTTTGTTCGGTCTATCCTTATATATGAACCGAAGTGTTAAAACCTACGAGGATTATAACGTTGCAGGGCGTTCAAGTAAGCTGATGCCTCTCATTCTAACCTTCGTAGGAACAGCAATCGGGGGATCCATTTTACTAGGATATATGACAAATGGTTATCGATTTGGTATGGGTCAACAATGGCTGGCCATTGGTTTTACTTTGACCTCGATTGTGATAGCTATATTCTTACTGAAGCGAATCAGATTACTGGGTGAAAAATATAACATGGTCACCCTTGGAGACTTTACCGCTATGCGATATGGGGAAGGGGCAAGAGTTCCGACTGTCATTAGTATCCTGGTTGCCTACTGTGCAATTACGGGAATGCAATTTGTAGCCATTGCCACAATCCTCAATCTAACAGCCGGAATCAGCATCACTACCGGCATACTCATTGGCTGGGCCCTGCTTACATTGAAAACGTATTTTGGCGGTCTCAAATCCGTTCTTCTACAGGATGCAATCCATGGGACTATCCAGACAGTTGGGATTTTTATCTTGTTTGTTGTTGTTCTGTCTATGTCTGGAGACTGGGGTGCAATCGCGGATCGAGCTCAAGGTACAGGTGGCGGAAACATGCTGAGCGTATTTAATATCAGCCCGGGTGAATTCTTCGTTTATTTGCTCACTATTGGAGCCTACCAGTTTGTGAGACAGGATCTATGGCAGCGGTTCTGGGCTGCGAAAGATCTTAAAACGGCTAAAACAGGCTTTTGGAGTGCGATTGTTCTAGGGTTTTTGACCGCTGCAATTATTATCGTCATTGGAGTTCTAAGCAGATTTGGTTTACAAATGACGGACATTGATCCATCTCTTATTTATTACGAAGTGATTGGGGCCGTTTTACCATTCCCAATGGTCATAGTGATGCTCATCGCTCTGTTAGCGACGGTCATTTCATGTGCTGACTCTTTCTTTTTAGCGGCAGCTTCCTCGATCGTCAATGACATTATTAAACCAAGAGTGGGAGACGTTAGTGACAAGAAAATGCTCACTTATAGTCGTGGTTCTGTTGTAATCGTATCGATTATTTCAGCACTTTTAGCTCTTTATATTCCTCAGTTGGTGACGCTTTGGATTACAGGAAGTGCGATGTTAGTTTCAGGGCTGTTAGCGCCTGTATTGTTTGGACTATTTTGGAATCGAGTGACCAAAACAGCAGGAATTGCGTCTATGTGGACCGGTTTAGCCATTTCTGTGTTTTGGCAAATTGCCGGTCACCCATTTGGTCTTCACCCTGTATTTATCGGGTTACCTGTTTCAATCATTACCCTTTTAGTGGTGACTCTGCTTACCAAACAAGAAAGTCATGTAATGTTTGAGGAATTAAAGAAAACTGTTTAG
- a CDS encoding amidohydrolase has protein sequence MTGADLIFINGIVLTMDDHFPKARAVVVKDRTVLYVGEEDKALTWEGSSTKVIDLDRKTLMPSFIESHIHPSIYGLSLLEVDCKPDTTPSIKVLLEKVREQVSHTPEGQWIIGWGWDDSKLAEKRNPTRWELDEMAPHHPVVLKRTCAHMAVANSKALELSGISEDTPNPKGGNIEKDKSGKLTGLMQEKAQGLLATPKYDLEDMVKGMELAQKQFAKWGITTVHDMSTQTNDLQLYQVLQEKEELKVRIRPWMWAIDQNGFEGTYNEVLTVGLRSGFGNDMLKIQGLKFMLDGSVGGRTAAVSQPYAGTEETGILYNDVDEIYPLMEKGIQSGLRIAIHAIGDRAIDTAIDAFLKINEMTDVTSMRNRIEHCVMPTVDHLQHMKELKLLAASSVGFLYHIGDNYFDKLGKDRMANSFPHRSFKEFGVVALGNSDLPINDANPWLGIYGAVTRKTSSGQVLGENQRISVWEALKAYTTDAAYSSFEEESLGIIKPGAKADLMIVSDNPLDLEVEKIVDMKVLQTFLDGELIYSESDSHLYEYTGGKNNV, from the coding sequence GTGACAGGGGCAGATTTGATCTTTATCAATGGTATTGTCCTGACGATGGATGATCACTTTCCCAAAGCAAGAGCCGTAGTTGTGAAAGATAGGACGGTTTTGTACGTAGGAGAGGAAGACAAAGCCTTAACTTGGGAAGGGAGCTCTACCAAAGTAATTGACTTAGATAGAAAAACGCTCATGCCTAGTTTTATTGAAAGTCATATCCATCCTTCTATTTATGGATTATCGTTACTGGAAGTAGATTGCAAGCCTGATACGACACCGTCGATCAAGGTGCTGTTAGAAAAGGTAAGAGAGCAAGTATCCCACACTCCTGAAGGACAATGGATTATTGGTTGGGGATGGGATGACAGCAAACTAGCGGAGAAGCGTAATCCTACACGGTGGGAACTAGACGAAATGGCTCCTCATCACCCTGTCGTTTTGAAGCGCACCTGTGCGCATATGGCTGTTGCGAATTCAAAAGCTTTAGAGTTGAGTGGGATATCCGAGGATACTCCAAACCCTAAAGGAGGCAATATTGAAAAGGATAAAAGCGGAAAATTGACAGGGCTGATGCAGGAAAAAGCTCAAGGGTTACTAGCAACTCCTAAATATGACTTAGAGGACATGGTCAAAGGCATGGAACTTGCCCAAAAGCAGTTTGCCAAATGGGGAATTACCACGGTTCATGATATGTCTACACAAACGAATGATTTGCAGCTATACCAGGTGCTGCAAGAAAAGGAAGAATTAAAGGTCAGAATTAGGCCATGGATGTGGGCGATTGACCAAAATGGTTTTGAAGGTACATATAACGAAGTATTAACGGTAGGACTCAGAAGTGGTTTCGGTAACGACATGCTTAAAATTCAGGGCTTAAAGTTCATGCTGGATGGCAGTGTAGGTGGAAGAACCGCAGCTGTTTCACAACCTTATGCAGGAACAGAGGAAACGGGGATTCTCTATAACGATGTTGATGAGATCTACCCATTAATGGAAAAAGGAATCCAATCTGGGCTGCGCATTGCGATTCATGCTATTGGAGACAGAGCAATTGATACGGCGATCGATGCTTTCTTAAAGATCAATGAAATGACAGATGTGACTTCGATGAGAAACCGAATTGAACATTGTGTGATGCCGACGGTTGATCATCTCCAACACATGAAAGAGTTAAAGTTGTTGGCTGCCTCTTCTGTCGGATTTCTTTACCATATTGGAGACAATTATTTTGATAAGTTAGGAAAAGATCGAATGGCAAACAGTTTTCCTCATCGATCATTCAAGGAGTTTGGGGTCGTCGCTCTTGGAAATTCAGATCTTCCCATTAATGATGCCAATCCTTGGCTGGGCATATACGGTGCGGTGACGAGAAAAACATCGAGTGGACAAGTTCTTGGTGAGAATCAGAGGATATCGGTTTGGGAAGCGTTGAAAGCTTATACGACAGATGCGGCTTATAGTTCTTTTGAAGAAGAGTCACTCGGAATCATTAAACCAGGTGCAAAAGCAGATTTGATGATTGTATCCGATAACCCTCTTGATCTAGAGGTTGAAAAAATAGTAGATATGAAAGTTTTACAAACATTCTTAGATGGAGAATTGATTTACAGTGAATCCGACTCACATCTCTACGAATATACGGGAGGGAAAAATAATGTTTAG
- a CDS encoding metal ABC transporter ATP-binding protein, translating into MNHNAISIKDLHVSYYGNEAVKGVSLSVEPGNLVGIIGPNGAGKSTFLKAMLNLIPRDKGDVKVLGKTVKEVRKKIAYVPQRNDIDWDFPITVLDAVLLGTYPSLKLFRRPKKSDKEWAMECLKRVGMEDFSKRQIGQLSGGQQQRVFLARALAQNAELFFLDEPFVGVDVSSEETIVKILKELCWQGKTVIVVHHDLSKANDYFNQLILLNKELISYGAVSEVFQTDIIERAYKGQFAFMKEMGV; encoded by the coding sequence ATGAATCATAACGCTATCTCCATTAAAGATCTGCATGTTTCCTACTATGGAAACGAAGCAGTGAAAGGTGTGAGTTTATCTGTCGAACCCGGCAACCTGGTTGGAATCATCGGGCCCAACGGTGCTGGAAAATCAACGTTTTTAAAAGCAATGCTGAATCTTATTCCGAGGGATAAAGGTGATGTCAAAGTACTAGGTAAAACCGTTAAAGAAGTACGAAAAAAGATTGCCTATGTGCCCCAGCGAAATGATATTGACTGGGATTTTCCTATTACAGTATTGGATGCTGTTCTTCTAGGTACTTATCCTAGCCTAAAACTGTTCAGACGACCTAAGAAAAGTGACAAAGAATGGGCAATGGAATGTCTTAAGCGCGTTGGTATGGAGGACTTCAGCAAAAGACAAATCGGTCAACTGTCAGGCGGCCAACAGCAGCGTGTCTTTCTCGCCCGTGCCCTGGCACAGAACGCTGAATTATTTTTCCTTGATGAACCTTTTGTCGGGGTGGATGTTTCTAGTGAAGAAACGATTGTCAAAATCTTAAAAGAACTGTGCTGGCAAGGAAAGACGGTCATTGTTGTACACCACGACTTAAGTAAAGCAAATGATTACTTTAATCAGCTTATCTTGTTGAACAAAGAGCTGATCAGCTACGGAGCGGTCAGTGAAGTATTCCAAACCGATATCATCGAAAGAGCTTATAAAGGACAGTTTGCTTTTATGAAAGAGATGGGAGTGTAG
- a CDS encoding metal ABC transporter permease — translation MAFIEAVMQYGFLQKALLTSVMVGIICGVIGCFIILRGMALMGDAISHAVLPGVAISYMLGINFFFGAVFSGVLTAIAIGFVSQNSRIKHDTSIGIMFTAAFAAGIIIITMLKSSTDLYHILFGNVLAVRSSDMWITLGIGLFVLAAVYLFYKELLVTSFDETMGAAYGLPVRLIHYFLMTLLTMVTVASLQTVGIVLVVAMLITPAAAAYLLTDRLWIMIFLAAGIGVISSVVGLYFSFTYNLASGATIVISATAIFVLIFLFSPKHGLLWKMLKVRKKRASLI, via the coding sequence ATGGCTTTTATTGAAGCAGTTATGCAGTATGGATTTTTACAGAAAGCGTTATTAACCTCCGTTATGGTAGGGATCATCTGTGGAGTCATCGGCTGTTTTATTATCCTCAGAGGAATGGCACTTATGGGAGATGCGATTTCTCATGCGGTATTACCCGGAGTCGCTATTTCGTATATGCTCGGCATTAACTTTTTCTTCGGTGCTGTTTTCAGTGGTGTCCTGACAGCTATTGCGATAGGATTTGTCAGTCAAAACAGTCGGATCAAACACGATACATCCATAGGGATTATGTTCACAGCAGCCTTCGCGGCGGGGATCATTATCATAACGATGCTGAAAAGCAGTACGGATTTATACCATATTCTTTTTGGTAACGTTCTGGCGGTTCGATCATCGGATATGTGGATTACTCTAGGAATCGGTCTATTTGTTCTAGCAGCTGTCTACCTCTTTTATAAAGAACTACTGGTTACATCATTTGATGAAACGATGGGCGCTGCTTACGGTTTGCCTGTCCGTTTGATCCACTATTTCCTAATGACTTTGTTGACAATGGTGACGGTCGCTTCCCTGCAAACCGTTGGAATTGTATTGGTTGTAGCAATGCTCATCACTCCAGCTGCTGCTGCCTACCTTTTAACTGATCGTTTGTGGATCATGATCTTTCTTGCAGCAGGAATCGGAGTCATTTCCTCCGTTGTCGGCCTATACTTTAGTTTTACTTACAATCTGGCTTCTGGAGCAACGATCGTTATTTCAGCTACGGCCATATTCGTTCTCATTTTCCTATTCTCTCCGAAGCACGGATTGCTATGGAAAATGTTAAAAGTCAGAAAGAAAAGAGCTTCACTTATTTAA
- a CDS encoding metal ABC transporter solute-binding protein, Zn/Mn family has protein sequence MKKFLLLATTLFTLMMLAACGGQEANGNSQEDDGKVQVVTTYSIVYDIVKNVGGDLVNIHSLAPIGSNPHEYDPLPEDVQKTTDADAVFYNGLNLEAGNSWFNKLMETAGKDGEDAPVFLMSEGVEAMYLTSKGNEGEEDPHAWLDIRNGIKYAENARDGLIKVDPENKEVYEENAEKYIEKLQKLHDKAVKQFKEIPEEKRVLVTSEGAFKYFSDAYGFQAEYIWEINQENQGTPNQITRIVDIINEKELTGLFLETSIDARSMEAVSAETDVPIRGKVFTDSLAEPGEDGDTYIDMMEWNIKTIKDGLSK, from the coding sequence ATGAAGAAATTTTTACTTTTAGCAACAACTCTTTTTACCCTTATGATGTTAGCCGCTTGCGGTGGGCAAGAAGCTAACGGAAATTCCCAAGAGGATGATGGAAAAGTTCAAGTCGTTACCACCTACTCCATTGTTTACGACATCGTAAAAAATGTGGGCGGAGATTTAGTCAATATCCATAGCTTGGCGCCAATCGGATCGAACCCGCACGAATATGATCCACTACCGGAAGATGTACAAAAAACAACCGATGCGGACGCTGTTTTCTATAACGGCTTAAATCTTGAGGCAGGTAATTCATGGTTTAACAAACTAATGGAAACGGCCGGAAAAGATGGTGAGGATGCTCCTGTTTTCCTAATGAGTGAAGGAGTCGAAGCAATGTATTTAACTTCAAAAGGTAATGAAGGAGAAGAGGACCCTCACGCCTGGCTAGATATCCGTAACGGCATTAAATATGCGGAAAACGCTAGAGATGGACTGATCAAAGTAGATCCTGAAAACAAAGAAGTGTATGAAGAAAATGCCGAGAAGTATATTGAGAAACTACAAAAATTGCATGACAAAGCTGTAAAGCAATTCAAAGAAATTCCTGAAGAAAAACGTGTACTTGTGACAAGTGAAGGAGCTTTCAAATACTTCAGTGACGCCTATGGATTCCAGGCCGAATACATCTGGGAAATTAACCAGGAAAATCAGGGAACTCCAAATCAAATCACGAGAATTGTTGATATCATTAATGAAAAAGAACTGACAGGTCTATTTTTAGAAACGAGTATTGATGCACGAAGCATGGAAGCTGTCTCTGCAGAAACGGATGTCCCTATTAGAGGGAAAGTGTTTACAGATTCTCTAGCCGAGCCAGGGGAAGACGGAGATACGTACATTGACATGATGGAATGGAATATTAAGACGATTAAAGATGGATTAAGCAAGTAA
- a CDS encoding FAD-dependent monooxygenase — protein sequence MTSVIETDVLIIGAGPAGLMAANELQKRDVDYLCLEKRTGPSELSKALGIQARTLEMFELLGVHQSFLRRGYPGPGSKLHLGGENPSLVELYHIESRYPYLLIIPQSETEKILEEHLSALGGEVSRKHEVVEVIEADRGVYVNAMHDGELKKYFAKYLLACDGAHSKVRQDLDVTFEGEDEGYTFFLGDVDVPSLNEIYINMHLNDRGAVAFFPYKDGSYRVVGLDRAKQGLPHKDELTLDELQESLNTILSEPYQVKNPKWLSYFGTAHRQVPNYRKGRVFFIGDAAHIHNPIGGQGMNLGLEDAANLGWKLDAVLKGHANDSFLDSYHFERSPIGMDVLKETARMLKIIDLQGAQGKVRNWTGKAALTQDWVQKKIAHHLSHIYNEYEDTSRNKELLDSSLSKEAIQSGKRVPDHLLFFDGTNDKSVYPLIRRHGYICFIYIDAQDDALINHAYTFSRMARENYPDLLKIFLVAKGGTVLTKGKELPIIYDVHRHLEKKLGMEKGSTLLIRPDGHVAFHAMSSEPEQTMTKLKRFLS from the coding sequence TTGACTTCCGTAATTGAAACCGATGTACTGATCATTGGAGCAGGACCAGCAGGGCTTATGGCAGCCAATGAGTTACAGAAAAGAGACGTGGATTATCTCTGTTTAGAGAAAAGAACGGGACCTTCTGAGCTTTCGAAAGCACTTGGAATCCAGGCAAGAACACTTGAAATGTTTGAACTCTTAGGTGTTCATCAATCGTTTTTGAGACGAGGCTATCCGGGTCCCGGTTCCAAACTGCATTTAGGTGGAGAAAATCCATCTTTGGTAGAGCTGTATCATATTGAAAGCAGATATCCATATCTCCTCATCATTCCTCAAAGTGAAACGGAGAAGATATTAGAGGAGCATTTATCTGCTTTAGGGGGAGAGGTCAGCCGGAAGCATGAAGTTGTGGAAGTGATAGAAGCGGACAGAGGTGTGTATGTCAATGCTATGCATGACGGGGAGCTTAAGAAGTATTTTGCCAAGTACTTGTTAGCGTGCGATGGGGCACATAGTAAGGTTCGCCAGGATTTGGACGTTACCTTTGAAGGAGAGGATGAAGGGTATACATTTTTCTTAGGAGATGTCGACGTTCCATCATTAAACGAGATTTATATTAACATGCATCTGAACGATCGGGGGGCCGTTGCCTTTTTCCCATACAAAGACGGCAGTTACCGTGTCGTGGGGCTGGATCGTGCCAAACAGGGCCTCCCTCACAAAGATGAACTGACTCTTGATGAATTACAAGAAAGTCTGAACACGATTTTGTCCGAACCTTATCAAGTTAAAAACCCTAAATGGCTTTCGTACTTTGGCACAGCTCATAGACAGGTGCCCAATTACCGAAAAGGCCGCGTGTTTTTCATTGGGGATGCAGCTCACATCCACAATCCTATTGGTGGACAGGGGATGAACCTTGGACTCGAGGATGCGGCAAACCTTGGATGGAAGCTGGATGCGGTGCTTAAGGGTCATGCGAATGACTCCTTTTTGGACAGTTATCATTTTGAGCGATCTCCAATCGGAATGGATGTACTCAAAGAAACCGCCCGGATGCTTAAGATCATTGATTTACAAGGCGCACAAGGGAAAGTACGGAACTGGACAGGGAAGGCGGCGTTAACCCAAGATTGGGTTCAAAAAAAGATTGCTCACCACCTATCTCATATTTATAACGAATATGAAGATACGTCCCGTAATAAGGAGTTACTAGATTCTTCTCTATCGAAAGAAGCAATTCAATCAGGAAAGCGTGTCCCTGACCATCTCTTATTCTTTGATGGAACCAACGACAAAAGTGTGTATCCATTGATTCGCAGGCATGGGTACATTTGCTTTATCTATATCGATGCCCAGGACGATGCTCTTATTAATCATGCCTATACTTTTTCAAGAATGGCCCGGGAGAACTACCCTGATCTTCTGAAGATCTTCCTTGTCGCAAAAGGAGGGACGGTTCTGACCAAAGGAAAAGAACTTCCAATTATTTACGATGTGCACAGACATCTGGAGAAGAAGCTGGGCATGGAAAAAGGGAGTACTCTCCTCATTCGTCCTGATGGTCACGTAGCCTTTCATGCCATGTCTTCAGAACCTGAACAGACAATGACAAAATTAAAGCGATTCTTAAGCTAG
- a CDS encoding amidase, with amino-acid sequence MTVRKPTIEQLLEIAESFNMNMTTEDLKTYQQLMDGPIQSYNRLSQLVEPTLPVKYPRTPGYRPSPEENEYNAWYWKTSIKGNASGKLAGKKIVLKDNISLSGVPMMNGSSMLEGFVPDEDATIVTRILDEGGEIVGKAVCEDFCLSGGSHTSATGPVLNPHDPRRSTGGSSSGSAALVAAGEVDMAIGGDQGGSIRMPSSWCGVYGLKPTFGLVPYTGIFPIEQTIDHTGPIARSVEDVALLLEVIAGPDNLDPRQSGLEPKPYSEALKGNAQGLKIGVLTEGFNWEGLSEEDVDLFVNQAAQSLTDAGATVEEVSIPMHRDGIHIWNVVGTEGLTSSMVKENGMGTNWKGHYSTRLLDAYGKAKKTKADEFSETVKMTVLLGEYMQNHYNGKYYAIAQNLVRKLKAAYDEALETYDILVLPTTPMKPTKIPSPDAQKDEVIMRALEKIPNTAPFNLTGHPAMNVPCGKSEGLPVGMMLVGRIGEDETVLQAAHAYQATHERVSVTS; translated from the coding sequence ATGACGGTAAGAAAACCTACGATTGAACAGTTATTGGAAATCGCTGAGAGTTTTAACATGAACATGACGACAGAGGATCTAAAGACCTACCAACAGTTAATGGACGGACCCATCCAGTCTTACAATCGATTAAGTCAATTAGTTGAACCAACACTCCCTGTCAAGTACCCTAGAACACCTGGATATCGCCCATCCCCTGAAGAAAATGAATACAATGCCTGGTACTGGAAAACATCGATCAAGGGAAATGCTTCTGGAAAGTTAGCAGGCAAAAAAATCGTCTTAAAAGATAATATCAGTCTTTCAGGAGTTCCAATGATGAACGGATCATCCATGCTGGAAGGATTTGTGCCAGATGAAGACGCGACCATTGTAACAAGGATTCTGGATGAGGGTGGTGAAATTGTTGGAAAAGCAGTCTGTGAGGACTTTTGTCTTTCAGGTGGGAGTCACACTTCAGCCACTGGACCGGTTTTAAACCCACATGATCCCAGACGTTCAACAGGCGGATCCTCTAGCGGAAGTGCTGCACTCGTTGCTGCGGGAGAAGTAGATATGGCCATTGGAGGGGATCAAGGAGGCTCGATTCGAATGCCGAGCTCATGGTGCGGAGTATATGGATTAAAACCTACGTTTGGACTGGTTCCTTACACGGGAATTTTTCCAATCGAACAAACCATTGATCATACAGGTCCCATCGCTAGAAGTGTTGAAGATGTCGCCTTATTACTTGAAGTTATCGCAGGACCGGACAACCTTGATCCAAGACAATCAGGGTTAGAACCAAAACCATACTCTGAAGCACTGAAAGGGAATGCTCAAGGTCTTAAGATTGGTGTTTTAACCGAAGGATTTAACTGGGAAGGACTTTCTGAAGAAGATGTAGATCTCTTCGTTAACCAAGCCGCTCAATCCTTAACAGATGCCGGGGCAACGGTTGAAGAAGTTTCTATCCCTATGCATCGTGACGGAATTCATATTTGGAATGTTGTAGGCACAGAAGGATTAACGTCCAGCATGGTCAAAGAAAACGGAATGGGCACCAATTGGAAGGGGCATTATAGCACAAGGCTTCTAGATGCATATGGAAAAGCGAAAAAGACAAAGGCCGATGAATTTTCCGAAACTGTAAAAATGACGGTTTTACTCGGTGAGTATATGCAAAATCACTATAATGGGAAGTATTACGCGATCGCCCAAAACCTTGTTAGAAAATTAAAAGCTGCTTATGATGAGGCACTGGAAACGTATGATATTCTTGTCCTGCCAACTACTCCAATGAAACCGACAAAAATTCCTTCACCTGATGCGCAAAAGGATGAAGTTATTATGCGTGCCCTCGAGAAGATTCCAAACACTGCACCATTTAATTTAACAGGACACCCGGCGATGAACGTCCCTTGTGGAAAATCGGAAGGGCTGCCTGTCGGAATGATGCTCGTCGGCCGAATAGGAGAAGATGAGACTGTATTGCAAGCCGCTCACGCCTATCAAGCGACTCATGAACGGGTTTCAGTCACTTCATAG